The Paracoccus sp. TOH sequence CGGTCGGCGGCTTTTGCGGCGCCGCGTCGGGAAAGCGCATGTCGCCGAACCCGTCATCGCCGGCCGCCGCCTCGAAAAGCTGCTCGGGTCCGGCGGCGGGCCTTGTCGCCTCGTCGCGCTTTTGCACCGAGATCTGCACCTTGCGCGCCGTCTCGACCGCATTCGACCCGCGCTGGACCGCCAGAACCGATTCCTCGCGGCTGATGCGATAGGCGCGCGCCTTAGGCGGTGTAGTCATAATATTGCCTTGCCTCTTCGAGGGTTTCAAACTGATAAAGCTTGCCGTCGCGCAATACGGCCGCGCAATTGCAGAATTTCTCGATGGTCTGGGCCTGGTGCGACACCACCACCACCGTCGCCGATTTCAGCCGGTCGTAAAGCACCGAGCCGGCCTTGCGGTTGAATTCCGCGTCCGTGGTGGTCGGCATGCCCTCGTCGATCAGGTAAACGTCGAATTCCAGCGCCAGCATCAGCGAAAAGGTGAAGCGCGAGCGCATCCCGGCACTGTAGGTGCCGACCGGCATGTCGAAATATTCGTCGATATCGGTCAGCCAGCGGCAGAAGGCCTCGACGTAATCCGGGTCGAGCCCGTAGATGCGGGCGATGAAGCGGGCATTCTCGTTGGCGCTGAGCGTGGCGGTGATGCCGCCCATGAACCCGAGGGGGAAGGACACGCGGCAATCGGTGCGGATCGTGCCCTCGTCTGGTTTTTCCAGCCCGCACATCATGTTGATGATCGTGGTCTTGCCAGTGCCGTTCGGCGCGAGGATGCCTATGGACCGTCCCAGCTCGATGCGGAACGAGGCGCGATCGAGGATCACCTTGCGCTGGGTCCCGGTCCAGAACGACTTGGAGACATCGTCGAATTCGATCATCTGACCGTCCCGATCCGCGCATCCCGCGCAGCTGACAAACTGACAAGCCGCCGTGCAGGATCAGCCCGGCGGGGCTGGCCGGACATTATGCGCAGGGGCATCCGCTGTCCACCATGGCCGATCAATGCTTGAAACATCGTGAATGCCCGGTCTTTTTTCCGGCGCATTTCATCCATATTTGCGGGTCATGGCTCTCTCCGGTGATCTTGTGCGGAAAATCGCGGATTGCAGGCTCTGTGCGCCGCGGTTCGCGCAGACTGCGACCCGCCACAGCCCGCGTCCCGTCGCCTGGTTCGCGCCGGGCGCCCGCATCCTGGTCGTC is a genomic window containing:
- a CDS encoding ATP-binding cassette domain-containing protein — protein: MIEFDDVSKSFWTGTQRKVILDRASFRIELGRSIGILAPNGTGKTTIINMMCGLEKPDEGTIRTDCRVSFPLGFMGGITATLSANENARFIARIYGLDPDYVEAFCRWLTDIDEYFDMPVGTYSAGMRSRFTFSLMLALEFDVYLIDEGMPTTTDAEFNRKAGSVLYDRLKSATVVVVSHQAQTIEKFCNCAAVLRDGKLYQFETLEEARQYYDYTA